A single region of the Ziziphus jujuba cultivar Dongzao chromosome 10, ASM3175591v1 genome encodes:
- the LOC107410500 gene encoding uncharacterized protein LOC107410500 has translation MRRLWDDPGLEMLLKRSEELLLYRSKGVNNLVPELNREGFPQLKCLIIAKNDDMECITNSMEQNHPCSAFLSLEILYLKKLMNLEKICHGKLSTDSFGKLRAVIVEDCDRLKNLFSFSIAKQLEELNVIKCKMMTEIVIYLREDDPSIIPAEAIAKFEFPQLQSLTLESLPKLVNFFHDGSEAPFTSQKEDIGRISLFNTMVAFPSLKSLKLSAVNSKMLWPDQLPETFKMQNLKSLRVDGCNSLKHILSFSMAGSLVQLQNLEVRQCSVMEEALTINVIRNSEGMDKKLLPNLKSLHLEELPNLKRFCSISWIKFLSMERLSIDACPKLEVADLLGELRNLKSLCLSRLDIVELPREIGQLTCLQSLTLIDCPKLEMIEPNIISSLLSLEELKFQNSFTKWETEVVIGEKSNAHLSELKNLAHLSTLHLAVPDVNSLPKYLFGTKLKGYNINIGEHELKFNNYKNSRKLELKLNTSSLLDEHADLKMLMKGSEELGLNGLEDLNNVVYDLDWEGFPQLKFFQFQNNVGIQHIINSMDKIHPCGAFVSLETLVLKKLVNLEKLCHGKLTDKCFGKLRKIDVSNCNRLKSLFSLSEAKIVLKLEQIRVAECNMMEGIVIHEIEDDNQNNSNNAANKFEFPELYSLKVRSLPKFVQVFTEMKTNATCQNQEEELVTTFPIHFFNVKVKFPKLKALTLKGIATPNTIWNCQYEGRLEDDKEHAGMLSRLEGLKLSELPQLMHLWEEDYHHVGRAFGNLKALFVSRCDRLKNLVPCPISFENLRYLRVSKCHGMENLLTPSTAKSLSQLRRMIITECRRMIQIVGDHQKGNDESDGEIVFSRLQVLELDNLPSLTSFYSGSNHILRFPYLEGVFVKSCCQMRSFCNGEVSTPELKKVILSALKEDEYDSDDEYSIDGDDDYEDEEWDVDDKYCDRPMMELKKGDINATIRHLSESGPVDT, from the exons ATGAGAAGATTGTGGGATGATCCTGGTCTTGAAATGTTGTTGAAAAGATCCGAAGAGCTCTTACTATACCGATCAAAAGGTGTGAACAATCTTGTTCCTGAATTAAATCGAGAGGGTTTCCCACAGTTGAAGTGTCTCATAATTGCGAAGAACGATGATATGGAATGCATTACTAATTCCATGGAGCAAAATCATCCCTGCTCTGCTTTTCTAAGCTTGGAGATATTGTATCTTAAGAAACTAATGAACTTGGAAAAGATATGCCATGGCAAACTTTCAACAGATTCTTTTGGCAAATTAAGAGCTGTAATTGTGGAAGATTGTGATAGATTGAAGAATCTCTTCTCGTTCTCCATTGCCAAACAGCTTGAGGAGCTTAATGTTATCAAATGTAAGATGATGACAGagatagttatttatttaagagAAGATGATCCCTCCATCATTCCTGCTGAAGCGATTGCCAAGTTTGAGTTTCCTCAGTTGCAGTCTTTGACTTTGGAATCTTTACCCAAGCTCGTTAATTTTTTCCATGATGGATCTGAGGCCCCTTTCACAAGTCAAAAAGAAGATATAGGTCGCATATCTTTGTTCAACACAATG GTTGCATTTCCTAGCTTGAAGTCTTTAAAATTGTCTGCAGTCAACTCCAAAATGTTATGGCCAGACCAACTTCCAGAAACCTTCAAGATGCAGAATCTAAAAAGCTTGAGGGTTGACGGCTGCAATAGTTTAAAGcatatattatctttttctaTGGCCGGAAGTCTTGTACAGCTTCAGAACCTAGAGGTACGTCAATGTAGTGTTATGGAAGAGGCACTAACCATAAATGTTATAAGAAACTCAGAAGGGATGGATAAGAAACTGCTTCCCAATCTAAAATCTTTGCATTTAGAAGAACTCCCAAACCTCAAAAGGTTTTGCTCCATAAGTTGGATAAAATTCCTTTCCATGGAGAGATTGAGTATAGATGCTTGTCCCAAATTGGAAGTTGCAGATTTACTTGGAGAGCTAAGGAATTTAAAATCCCTCTGCCTTTCTAGGTTAGATATTGTGGAGCTTCCGAGAGAAATAGGACAATTAACTTGTCTGCAGTCATTAACTTTGATAGATTGTCCTAAACTTGAAATGATTGAACCCAATATCATATCAAGCTTACTAAGTTTAGAAGAGCTGAAATTTCAGAATAGTTTTACAAAATGGGAGACTGAAGTAGTCATCGGTGAAAAGAGTAATGCACATCTTTCCGAGTTAAAGAATTTGGCTCATTTATCCACCTTACATCTAGCTGTACCAGATGTCAACAGTTTGCCAAAATATTTGTTTGGTACAAAACTGAAAggatataacataaatataggAGAACACGAGCTCAAGTTcaacaattataaaaattcgAGAAAGTTGGAGCTCAAGCTTAACACAAGCAGTCTATTAGATGAGCATGCAGACCTTAAAATGCTAATGAAAGGGTCTGAAGAATTGGGTTTAAATGGATTGGAGGATCTGAACAATGTTGTTTATGATCTGGATTGGGAGGGCTTTCCACAATTGAAGTTTTTTCAATTCCAAAATAATGTTGGAATTCAACACATAATCAATTCAATGGATAAGATTCATCCTTGTGGTGCCTTTGTAAGCTTGGAGACTTTGGTTCTTAAAAAATTGGTGAACCTTGAAAAACTCTGTCATGGGAAACTCACAGACAAGTGTTTTGGAAAGTTAAGAAAAATAGATGTGAGTAACTGTAACAGATTGAAAAGTCTTTTTTCGTTATCTGAAGCAAAAATTGTTTTGAAACTTGAACAAATCAGAGTGGCCGAATGCAATATGATGGAGGGGATAGTTATCCATGAAATAGAAGATGATAACCAAAATAATAGCAACAATGCTGCTAATAAGTTCGAGTTTCCTGAGCTATATTCATTGAAGGTGAGATCTCTACCAAAATTCGTACAAGTTTTTACAGAAATGAAGacaaatgccacatgtcagaaTCAAGAGGAGGAACTGGTTACCACTTTTCCCATACACTTTTTCAACGTAAAG gtcaaatttcctaagttgaaaGCATTGACACTGAAAGGTATTGCCACCCCGAATACAATATGGAATTGTCAGTATGAAGGCCGACTCGAAGATGATAAAGAACATGCCGGAATGCTGTCCCGTTTGGAAGGATTAAAACTGAGTGAGCTGCCTCAGTTGATGCATTTATGGGAGGAGGATTACCACCATGTAGGAAGAGCCTTCGGCAATTTGAAAGCTCTATTTGTGAGTAGGTGTGACAGATTGAAGAACCTAGTCCCATGTCCGATATCTTTCGAGAACTTGAGATATCTCAGAGTGTCAAAATGCCATGGAATGGAGAATTTATTAACACCTTCAACAGCTAAAAGTCTGTCACAATTGAGAAGAATGATAATCACTGAATGCAGAAGAATGATACAAATAGTGGGAGATCATCAAAAGGGAAATGATGAAAGTGACGGCGAAATTGTTTTTTCTCGTTTGCAGGTTTTGGAACTTGATAATCTACCCAGCCTGACGAGTTTCTATTCAGGAAGTAATCATATCTTGAGATTTCCATATCTGGAAGGGGTATTTGTAAAGTCCTGCTGTCAGATGCGGAGTTTCTGCAATGGAGAAGTTAGCACTCCGGAACTGAAGAAAGTAATATTAAGTGCGCTGAAGGAAGATGAATATGATAGTGATGATGAGTATTCTATAGATGGGGATGATGACTATGAAGATGAAGAATGGGACGTTGATGATAAGTATTGTGATCGGCCAATGATGGAGTTAAAGAAGGGTGATATTAATGCCACTATTAGACATTTATCAGAGAGCGGCCCAGTTGATACTTGA
- the LOC112490560 gene encoding disease resistance protein At4g27190-like, giving the protein MDQFIISIGAKISEYTVAPVVHGLGYSCHYKTNVDNLKTQIQLLEGAKDRVQHSVDEATRNGEEIEADVHNWLIGVTNVSKNAEDFLKHEDHANPLCSCKLFQMLVSRHKLSKKAETMAKAVDTEIKLATTILSQRVSYAVPPEGVIEVGHGGYMTFDSRIYTIKKIMDALRNPNIRMIGLYGMGGVGKTMLAKEVARQAKEEKLFNKTVIVSISQTPDVKKIQKEIAEHLSLKLDEESISVRAERLSRRLGQETKILLVLDDVWKKLELHEVGIAFGNDKNGCKILLTSRFEDVVQSEMGAEKIFLLGVLYDNEAKDLFGKIVGDSMMKNPEFQPLASDIIKECEGLPIAVETVANALKNRKSPVWENALQELRRSVPTNIKGMHEKVYSSIKLSYNYLESDEAKLMLLFIGLYPEDYYIAFITFFICGIGLELFQGIKGLEQADNKVVTLVESLKTCCFLSDGPLPRTVRMHDVIQDVVISIGSQEKQMFCFRNYDPEVEDSKKLKDATAISLLYSTDDSRLPERLKCPQLNFLLVLCYDLSLWSDRYSQMSNHFFEEIKDLRVLELFRLCLTTLPISFCFLQNLQSLGVYDCDLGDVALIGELKSLKILVISGSNIVELPKQIAQLTRLQLLWVNRCSKLEGIERNVISSLIRLEELDFKNGFTKWDMDGVNIDRRNASLIELKNLSLLSTLRIHIPDFNIVPKGLFSMKLRRYEIKIGRFRMHILHDIYKMI; this is encoded by the coding sequence ATGGATCAGTTCATTATCTCAATTGGTGCAAAAATTAGTGAATATACAGTTGCACCAGTTGTTCATGGATTGGGTTATTCCTGCCACTACAAAACAAATGTAGACAACCTTAAGACGCAAATTCAGCTATTGGAAGGTGCAAAAGACCGCGTGCAACATTCGGTTGATGAGGCTACAAGAAACGGTGAGGAAATTGAAGCTGATGTTCATAATTGGTTGATCGGGGTAACCAACGTTTCTAAAAATGCTgaagattttttaaaacatgaaGACCATGCGAATCCCTTGTGTTCTTGCAAGCTCTTTCAAATGTTGGTCTCAAGGCATAAGCTAAGCAAGAAAGCAGAGACCATGGCTAAGGCTGTTGATACTGAAATCAAACTTGCAACCACAATATTATCCCAAAGGGTTTCTTATGCTGTCCCTCCAGAGGGTGTCATTGAAGTCGGACATGGTGGCTACATGACTTTTGATTCAAGAATCTACACCATCAAGAAAATTATGGATGCTTTAAGAAATCCTAATATTAGGATGATTGGCTTGTATGGTATGGGTGGTGTCGGTAAAACCATGCTTGCCAAAGAGGTTGCTAGACAAGCCAAGGAAGAGAAGTTATTCAATAAGACGGTCATTGTCTCTATATCCCAAACTCCAGATGTTAAAAAGATTCAAAAGGAAATTGCAGAGCATCTAAGCCTAAAACTTGATGAGGAAAGCATATCTGTTAGAGCAGAACGACTATCTCGTCGACTGGGGCAAGAAACGAAGATCCTCCTAGTTCTAGATGATGTCTGGAAGAAATTGGAGCTGCATGAAGTGGGAATTGCTTTTGGTAATGACAAGAACGGATGCAAGATACTGCTCACCTCAAGGTTTGAAGATGTGGTGCAGAGTGAAATGGGAGCTGAGAAGATATTCTTGCTTGGAGTTTTATATGATAATGAAGCAAAagatttgtttggaaaaattgtGGGGGATTCAATGATGAAGAACCCCGAGTTCCAACCTTTGGCAAGCGATATTATCAAAGAATGCGAAGGCTTACCAATTGCTGTAGAAACGGTTGCAAATGCATTGAAGAACAGAAAATCTCCTGTATGGGAAAATGCCTTGCAAGAGCTAAGAAGGTCTGTTCCAACTAACATCAAGGGCATGCACGAAAAAGTCTATTCCAGTATAAAGCTGAGTTATAACTATTTAGAAAGTGATGAAGCAAAGTTGATGCTGCTATTTATTGGTTTATATCCAGAAGATTATTACATAGCCTTTATCACCTTCTTCATATGTGGCATTGGATTGGAATTATTTCAAGGAATCAAAGGATTAGAACAGGCTGATAACAAGGTGGTTACACTGGTTGAGAGTCTAAAGACTTGTTGTTTTCTGTCGGATGGTCCTCTCCCTCGTACAGTCAGAATGCATGATGTAATTCAAGATGTTGTCATCTCAATTGGGTCCCAGGAAAAGCAAATGTTTTGCTTTAGAAATTATGATCCGGAGGTGGAAGACAGTAAAAAACTCAAAGATGCAACCGCAATTTCACTGCTGTATAGCACTGATGATTCTCGACTTCCTGAAAGGTTAAAATGTCCGCAACTCAACTTTCTTTTAGTGCTGTGCTATGATCTATCTCTATGGAGTGATCGTTATTCCCAAATGTCAAAccatttttttgaagaaataaagGATCTTAGAGTTCTAGAGTTGTTTCGTTTGTGTTTAACAACTCTGCCTATATCATTTTGTttccttcaaaatcttcaaaGTCTAGGTGTGTACGATTGTGACTTAGGAGATGTGGCTTTGATTGGAGAGTTGAAGAGTTTGAAAATTCTTGTTATTTCTGGCTCTAATATTGTGGAATTGCCGAAACAAATAGCGCAACTGACTCGTCTACAGTTATTATGGGTGAATCGTTGTTCCAAACTTGAAGGGATCGAACGCAATGTCATATCAAGTTTAATACGTTTGGAAGAGTTGGATTTCAAAAATGGCTTTACAAAATGGGATATGGATGGAGTCAATATTGACAGAAGAAATGCTAGTCTTATTGAGTTAAAGAATTTGTCTCTATTGAGCACCTTACGTATACACATACCGGATTTTAACATTGTGCCAAAAGGCTTGTTTTCTATGAAGTTGAGaagatatgaaataaaaataggaCGATTTCGGATGCACATCTTacatgatatttataaaatgatataa